In Drosophila simulans strain w501 chromosome 3R, Prin_Dsim_3.1, whole genome shotgun sequence, a single window of DNA contains:
- the LOC6730120 gene encoding uncharacterized protein LOC6730120 isoform X1, with translation MVGKNFKALAHFHRLTEYIVQCKHCDKTLSSKHTSSNLTRHLIRNHKLLARTIFAGEGGKMLAELKDELEASASEDLSMELGEGETKSAVRGIMSTKLEQEQMERHSQEEMRNKVIGKNNKLWAHFIRISEFMAKCMHCGKTLSSKHSSSNLMRHIVRRHTSLAKTLNHSHQHLTTPKKESYASLERRQAADPLEKVNFDDVDSIIEKVADHLEEEVTSISLQEPFYEYVVDNSDSVVVDRCEEPEPAEMQNMIPPDSASLAESTTQLDEKLKAETIYYNEMAELARAKRRLIDLQTKKLLLDMNVVDH, from the exons ATGGTTGGGAAAAACTTCAAGGCTCTAGCGCACTTTCACCGGCTGACCGAGTACATAGTTCAGTGCAAACACTGCGACAAGACGTTGTCCTCCAAACACACATCCTCCAACTTGACGCGACATTTAATCCGGAACCACAAGCTCTTGGCCCGAACGATTTTCGCCGGCGAGGGGGGAAAGATGCTGGCCGAGCTGAAGGACGAGCTGGAAGCCTCCGCCTCCGAGGACCTGAGCATGGAGCTCGGAGAGGGCGAGACCAAGTCAGCGGTGCGCGGCATTATGAGCACGAAGCTAGAACAGGAGCAGATGGAGCGGCACAGCCAGGAGGAGATGCGCAACAAGGTCATTGGAAAGAACAACAAACTGTGGGCGCACTTTATCCGCATCTCCGAATTCATGGCCAAATGTATGCACTGCGGCAAGACGCTCTCCTCGAAGCACTCGTCCTCCAATCTGATGCGACACATTGTGCGTCGTCACACTAGCCTGGCCAAGACGCTAAATCACTCGCACCAGCACCTTACGACACCCAAGAAGGAGTCCTACGCCAGCCTGGAGCGTAGGCAGGCGGCTGATCCCTTGGAGAAAGTCAACTTCGACGATGTGGACAGCATCATCGAAAAGGTGGCCGATCACCTGGAAGAAGAG GTCACTTCGATTTCGCTGCAGGAACCCTTCTACGAGTACGTGGTGGACAACTCTGACTCCGTGGTGGTGGACAGGTGCGAGGAGCCGGAGCCGGCAGAGATGCAGAACATGATTCCGCCGGACAGCGCCTCGTTGGCGGAGTCCACCACACAGCTGGACGAGAAGCTCAAGGCGGAAACGATATACTACAACGAGATGGCCGAGTTGGCCAGGGCCAAGCGGCGGCTCATCGATCTGCAGACCAAAAAGCTGCTTCTCGATATGAACGTAGTGGACCACTAG
- the LOC6730120 gene encoding uncharacterized protein LOC6730120 isoform X2, which yields MVGKNFKALAHFHRLTEYIVQCKHCDKTLSSKHTSSNLTRHLIRNHKLLARTIFAGEGGKMLAELKDELEASASEDLSMELGEGETKSAVRGIMSTKLEQEQMERHSQEEMRNKVIGKNNKLWAHFIRISEFMAKCMHCGKTLSSKHSSSNLMRHIVRRHTSLAKTLNHSHQHLTTPKKESYASLERRQAADPLEKVNFDDVDSIIEKVADHLEEEEPFYEYVVDNSDSVVVDRCEEPEPAEMQNMIPPDSASLAESTTQLDEKLKAETIYYNEMAELARAKRRLIDLQTKKLLLDMNVVDH from the exons ATGGTTGGGAAAAACTTCAAGGCTCTAGCGCACTTTCACCGGCTGACCGAGTACATAGTTCAGTGCAAACACTGCGACAAGACGTTGTCCTCCAAACACACATCCTCCAACTTGACGCGACATTTAATCCGGAACCACAAGCTCTTGGCCCGAACGATTTTCGCCGGCGAGGGGGGAAAGATGCTGGCCGAGCTGAAGGACGAGCTGGAAGCCTCCGCCTCCGAGGACCTGAGCATGGAGCTCGGAGAGGGCGAGACCAAGTCAGCGGTGCGCGGCATTATGAGCACGAAGCTAGAACAGGAGCAGATGGAGCGGCACAGCCAGGAGGAGATGCGCAACAAGGTCATTGGAAAGAACAACAAACTGTGGGCGCACTTTATCCGCATCTCCGAATTCATGGCCAAATGTATGCACTGCGGCAAGACGCTCTCCTCGAAGCACTCGTCCTCCAATCTGATGCGACACATTGTGCGTCGTCACACTAGCCTGGCCAAGACGCTAAATCACTCGCACCAGCACCTTACGACACCCAAGAAGGAGTCCTACGCCAGCCTGGAGCGTAGGCAGGCGGCTGATCCCTTGGAGAAAGTCAACTTCGACGATGTGGACAGCATCATCGAAAAGGTGGCCGATCACCTGGAAGAAGAG GAACCCTTCTACGAGTACGTGGTGGACAACTCTGACTCCGTGGTGGTGGACAGGTGCGAGGAGCCGGAGCCGGCAGAGATGCAGAACATGATTCCGCCGGACAGCGCCTCGTTGGCGGAGTCCACCACACAGCTGGACGAGAAGCTCAAGGCGGAAACGATATACTACAACGAGATGGCCGAGTTGGCCAGGGCCAAGCGGCGGCTCATCGATCTGCAGACCAAAAAGCTGCTTCTCGATATGAACGTAGTGGACCACTAG
- the LOC6730121 gene encoding 40S ribosomal protein S8 — protein sequence MGISRDSAHKRRATGGKRKSLRKKRKFELGRPAANTKLGSGRVHKVRTRGGNTKLRALRLETGNFAWASEGVARKTRIADVVYNASNNELVRTKTLVKNSIVVIDATPFRQWYEAHYVLPLGRKRNPKHAQKEDENDVLTKKRSEKVMKKYLERQKYGKVEQALEDQFTSGRILACISSRPGQCGRSDGYILEGKELEFYLKKIKSKK from the exons ATGG GTATTAGCCGCGATAGTGCACACAAACGCCGGGCCACCGGAGGCAAGCGCAAGTCGCTCCGCAAGAAGCGCAAGTTCGAGTTGGGACGCCCCGCCGCCAACACCAAG cttggCTCCGGACGCGTGCACAAGGTGCGCACCCGTGGTGGAAACACCAAGCTCCGTGCTCTGCGCCTGGAAACCGGAAACTTCGCCTGGGCCTCCGAGGGAGTGGCGCGCAAGACCCGTATCGCCGATGTTGTGTACAACGCCTCCAACAACGAGCTGGTGCGAACCAAGACTCTGGTGAAGAACAGCATCGTGGTCATCGATGCCACGCCCTTCCGCCAGTGGTACGAGGCGCACTACGTGCTGCCCCTGGGACGCAAGCGTAACCCCAAGCACGCCCAGAAAGAGGACGAGAACGACGTGCTGACCAAGAAGCGCAGCGAAAAGGTCATGAAGAAGTACCTGGAGCGCCAGAAGTACGGCAAGGTCGAGCAGGCCCTCGAGGATCAGTTCACCTCCGGCCGCATCTTGG CTTGCATTTCTTCCCGCCCCGGACAGTGCGGTCGCTCCGACGGCTACATTTTGGAAGGCAAGGAGTTGGAATTCTACCTTAAGAAGATCAAGTCTAAGAAATAA